One segment of Rubripirellula amarantea DNA contains the following:
- a CDS encoding FecR domain-containing protein, whose product MNSQDRFADLWTDFLEGELDDDGMASLRELLSTDDELLAKAADLYQTHRLLGLTVQEHSTQRNEFVRQTMSKLPANHGEFVGSVMSRVDRAGVSVERRLPVVRWLLAAAAVLVLLVGVSYWQSHDPVAVVDPPATSRVRLASASQARFFGELPPPVNSILSVGREYVLTGGLIEVAFPAGASAILEGPAVFRVTSDESLALDVGRCSVHAPDGAEGFRIDTPMTRVVDRGTRFSVSVAETSETEVHVIEGEADVYPLGRPEADSQKRLTDGQAGKFATEGAFDTVAVPFDASGYRRRLPDRVVSYQATTVDGGADLLTSVTVQRGGRSETIDVNDLIASRLTWFHSTTSVAFLCGREQLPDSRMEVASDRSLVTGAINPGGSVEPLTSDPEMLDTGGTPGMAIGFERPVRNGPGADVVFFDLQTFGNPMDGDAFHVSPLAFRDGLRSHTIRKYDLTMESPEAMELRSFHVHFTTEVADSLDSWNRLKTIPRKQTMRFRGLAVGIDLSDLGYAENESVEGLFLQDAMDDGNFVDPVFIGGLPALDPQMRDAR is encoded by the coding sequence GTGAATTCACAAGATCGCTTTGCAGATTTGTGGACCGATTTTCTCGAAGGAGAGTTGGATGACGACGGCATGGCCAGCCTCCGCGAATTGTTGAGCACCGACGATGAACTGCTAGCGAAGGCGGCTGACCTCTATCAAACGCACCGCCTTCTAGGATTGACGGTGCAAGAGCATTCAACGCAACGGAACGAGTTTGTACGTCAGACGATGTCAAAATTGCCGGCCAACCACGGCGAGTTTGTCGGCAGTGTCATGTCACGCGTCGATCGTGCGGGTGTGTCCGTCGAACGCCGATTGCCGGTCGTTCGGTGGTTGCTCGCTGCCGCTGCCGTATTGGTTTTACTGGTGGGCGTTTCCTACTGGCAATCACATGATCCAGTCGCCGTCGTGGATCCGCCCGCGACAAGTCGAGTGAGGTTGGCGAGTGCATCGCAGGCAAGATTTTTTGGTGAGCTGCCACCGCCGGTGAATTCGATTCTTTCAGTGGGGCGAGAGTATGTCTTGACCGGTGGATTGATCGAGGTTGCATTCCCCGCGGGGGCATCCGCGATTCTCGAAGGGCCGGCGGTATTTCGAGTGACCTCAGATGAAAGTTTGGCGTTAGACGTCGGTCGGTGCTCGGTTCACGCACCCGATGGCGCCGAAGGGTTTCGCATTGATACTCCGATGACACGAGTGGTTGATCGTGGGACTCGGTTTTCTGTCAGTGTGGCCGAAACGAGTGAAACCGAAGTGCATGTGATTGAGGGTGAGGCGGACGTTTATCCCCTCGGTCGTCCTGAAGCAGATTCTCAGAAACGTTTGACCGATGGTCAGGCAGGGAAATTTGCGACCGAAGGCGCGTTTGATACCGTAGCGGTTCCTTTTGATGCGAGTGGCTATCGGCGTCGTTTGCCCGACCGAGTGGTTTCGTATCAGGCGACTACGGTTGATGGCGGTGCCGATCTTTTGACCAGTGTTACCGTGCAGCGCGGTGGACGGTCCGAAACCATTGACGTCAATGATTTGATTGCGTCGCGATTAACTTGGTTTCATTCAACAACATCAGTGGCGTTTTTGTGTGGCCGTGAGCAGTTGCCCGATTCGCGAATGGAAGTCGCTTCGGATCGCAGTCTTGTCACGGGAGCAATCAACCCGGGCGGAAGTGTGGAACCACTAACAAGCGATCCTGAAATGCTCGATACCGGTGGGACTCCGGGTATGGCGATTGGCTTTGAACGACCTGTTCGAAATGGACCTGGTGCCGATGTGGTCTTCTTCGATCTGCAAACATTTGGCAACCCGATGGATGGTGATGCTTTCCATGTTAGCCCGCTGGCGTTTCGTGATGGTCTTCGATCTCACACCATCCGCAAATACGATCTGACCATGGAGTCGCCCGAGGCAATGGAGCTTCGAAGCTTCCACGTTCATTTCACCACCGAGGTTGCTGATTCACTTGATTCTTGGAACCGTTTGAAAACGATTCCAAGAAAGCAAACCATGCGTTTTCGTGGTTTGGCCGTCGGTATCGACTTGTCCGACTTGGGCTATGCCGAGAACGAATCGGTCGAAGGACTTTTCTTACAAGATGCAATGGACGACGGAAACTTTGTCGATCCTGTGTTCATAGGTGGATTGCCTGCGTTGGATCCCCAAATGAGAGATGCAAGATGA